CACCCCGCAAGCTAGGATCATTGCTCaatggcttgcagaaggtcccaggttcaatccctggcatctccagttcaaaggatcagacATGATGTCAAAGGCCATTgcaagctgctgccaatcagagcaagCAATACTAACTTTAACAGACAaatgttctgactcagtatacagcagcttcatgtggtcgtCTGGGGCCCTCCATGCTTTACAACTTGAAACTGAAGGCCTATTCAGGCTACCATTGTTTGAGGATGTAAAATTAATATAtgagcagggccttctcagtagttGGTCTGGAAGTGAGAAACATCCACCCTTGTGTTCAGCCTCATCACTTGCCTCTTTCCAAAAGCCTACATTCTTGTTCCCATAGGCTTTGGGTAGGCAGTATTATGACTACTGAACACTGTTTTGAGATAAAGTATGGGAGATGACTTCTAATTTTAATGCTAGTCCAACCCAATTTTGTATTGCTCCCTTCCCGGCATCACATCTTGGCTTGAGCACAACTGTTCTGATTGAGACACCCTGACCATAAAGTTCTTCACATTTACAACTCAGCAATTGCTAAGACTGATAGCAGAACACATCACTGTGACTTCATCTTCAGAAAAGAGTGGTGagaaagtgtcccccccccccaatgagctGGGACCAGTTTTGGGGCCCAAGGCTAAGTTAGTGAAGGGCAgcagagggggggaagggggacatCTACAGAgagttttttgtttcctttctcaaTGGTGGTGTGCTGTCCACCTCGTGCTCAAACCTCAGGATGGAATATCTACAGCAAAAAGTCCTCTAAATGGAGAAGGCAGCAAAGACCAGATGTTTTAATTCAGTTCTATGTACAGCCACATACCATTGATTTTACTGGAATCTGTCTCCGGAGTAGCTTCTCTGAAATATTATAGCCTTAGAAAAAGCTATCATTGAACAGCATGTTTGTGTTATGCTAACAGATACAGCGATTACTCTAAGTGCTAATTGTAGCCTGAGGTTTCTTCCAGCCTGAAGTTGTGAAAATTCTTCACAACCAATGCAAGTGATTCTGTACCTGTGGCTAAAACAAGCCCGGTTCTCTGTGACCCTGCATTTAGAGGTGAGTGGCAATCACAGGCAGGGCTTTTGCTGTAGTGGCCCCTcacttatggaatgcccttcccaaTGAGTCTTGCCTGGTGCCTACATTGCTCTTTCAGGTGCCAGGACAAAATGTTTCTGATCAGGCTTTAAATGAAAGGGCTGGTCTTCTACAGTGTGCTTTCAGTTTGAAAACTAGTTTCAAATGGCACGATAAAACTTTTTTCTATGTTCCAGCAAGATTTTTAaattctggattttaattaaagttttatgtacttcttttgtaagctgccttggacaGGTTCCCTAGAAAGGAGAGGTAGCATActtctttttttgaaaataaataaaatacagtagtTCAGACAAGAACCCACCCAACCTTACCTTTTCATACTTCTCCTTCAGTTTAGCAGCCTTGTTATTATAGGGCTGCTTCTCACCATCACTGAGGTTGTTCCACATTTCACCAAGTTTCTTTGCCACGTCTCCAATGGAAATGCCAGGGTTGGTGGACTTGATCTTGGGACGGAACTCTGAACAGAAGAGGAAGAACCCAGACCTggcaagggaaagaagaaaaccaCAACTCAGAATGAAATGGGATGGAACAGCCAAGGGTGTCAGCTTTTGTAAGGGAACAGGATTGCCAcctactgcattgtcttctgccTCTGTATCACACCTTAGActttttttgtatgtttgcaCTGTTTTCCTGTTCTGTAATTCTAGTCCTATCACATTGTTTACTGGACATCTTAAGGAtgtctgattgaattgttttctatattttataatctgccttgagtctcagtgttGTTTTCTATATTGGGTAATTTGCCtagagtctcaatgagaaaagcagagtaaataaatacatactgatttacagtgcaatcctaagtagcgTTACATCCTTCTATGTCCACTGACTTTAACGGGCTCTTATCTTGGTTGGGTACTGAGTGAAGTTAATGGGGTTAGAAGGATGTCACTCCATTTAAGGCGATACTGTTAGCCTCATGGGAGATAAAATTCTTACTATCAATCTGACCCTGGAGATGATCAAGATCCAATAATGCTGAAAACCCTCAAGCTGGGAAGGGGTTAAGCCCTAAAATCTGTTTTATATACACAGCACTTTAAAAGCAGGATTGTGTTGTGAGAGTTCACACTGTCGTTGAAATGAAGAAAACTCATTCAGCAAGGTAGGATCCCTCAatatcaaccccccctccccagtatcaGAATCTTTGACTCATCTTACAAGATTGGTACAAGGATTCTTTTATGCGAAGCATAAGTGTAGCACTCTGAACACCTTGCGTAAGTATTAATAGTCCATAATAGAGCATTCATTTGATGTTCAATCTGTTAAGAACTCAAGCTGCTCCCCTAGACAGTCACAGAAATGATCCCCTTTCTCTTTATAATCTTACCAGGAAGTAGCTGAGAAAGTTTTGATACTTTGAAGGCTTCTAAAAACAGGCCCAAAAGCTGTTAATGGCTGAAGGAACATTTCAATTGTTCAAGTCTCTGCAACAGTTTGCCGCATGGGTTAGATTTCATAACAAGCAGAGAGGCATGTTCCCTTCTTAGTGTCACCTTGTTCAAGGTGTAATTTAATATTTTTCTCtagttttaaaatgattttacaGACCTTTTGAAAAGGACTTTGTCCATGAACAGCAGGATACAACTCTAAAGAAGCAATTTCCTACAAATGTGATGTCAAGGTGTAAAACATCTAAACCCTGCTTTATTTCTAGATAAAGCAGGTTGCAATATTCTACCTTTAACAATTCAGAATATTCCAAGTCAAGCAAAGTACAAATAATTTTTTGCTAGAAACAGCTACTTACGGTGGCCTTTTAGGGGCATTGGgatccttcttcttcttaccacCCTTAGCGGGCCCATAATCCTTCATTTCTCTATCATATCGTACTTTGTCAGCTTTAGCCATCTCATCAAATTTACCCTTCTCTTTGCTTGACATGGTCTGGAAAGCAAGCACTGTCAGTTATTCATGTGTCTTAAAATCCAACTACACAAAAGCTGACTGACATGCCCCCTCAATAAAGAACAGAATACCCACCCCCCAAGATCGATTTGAATGGTTTAAAAATATCTGGTGAATGGTTTAAGAATATTTGATGCCACAACACTGATCAACCTAAGCAAGTATGGACCTGATCTCTACCTTGTAAGGGAAATCACCAAGAGCCCCATGAAAGCACAGGAACTGCTTTCAAAAGTGTATAGCAACTTTTAGGAACATGCTATTCAAGTAAGATCAACACTGTGTGTGAGACTTTCGAATTGTGATGCCGCTTGCTTCCTCTGCTATAATACAACTTAGTTTGGTGCCCTTGAGCTTAGAGGCAGTACATTCACAAAAGCATTTCTTTGTAAAATGTGTACTTCACCCACAAATTGTCCCAGGATAAAGTGATGGCAACTAGcctagaaggctttaaaaggggactaacACAAATTCATGAAGAACTGGTCTATGAAtggttgttttttgccatcaagttgcagcttacttacggtgaccttgtagggttttcaaaacaagagacattcagaggttgtttcccattgccggcctctggatcatgaccctggtattccttggagatctcccatccaaataccagccagggtcaaggttaaagttgtgtgtgtgtaaagtgccatcaagtcacagctgacttatagcaacccagtagggttttcacagcaagagactaagaggtggtttgccattgccttcccctgcatcgcaaccctggtattccttggtggtctcccatccaaatactaaacagggctgactctgcttagcttctgaggtccaatgagattaggctagcctgggccatccaagtcatggCTGTTAGCCACTTAAAACTAAATGGATCTTCAATGTTCAGATACCGGTTTGTACCCTACCATCCTGAGCAAAATATGAAGCCCTGCTCCAATAGAACAGGCTCTACCTCTGGCAAAATAGCCACTTCTGAGCCAGGAAGTGGGATAAGAAGGTATAAGCCAATATCTCTGGGGGGCAACGAACAGCTTTGCTCTCTGTGCCTACTGATAAGACTTTTGAGGGGCATCTGGTTGAACTCATGAACACAagaaactaccttatactgaatgagaccccttggcccatcaaagtcagtattgtctactaagatcggcagcagctctccagggtctcaggcagaggtctttcacatcactgacttgcctaatccctttaactggagatgctggggattgaacctaggaccttctgcataccaagcagatgctctaccactgagccacggcccttcctctTGGTTGGCCAAGAGGCCgcactagatggacctttgattTGACCCAGCTGGGCTGTTCTTCCATTCTACCCCATCCCACACCAAGGTACAACACAACTCATGAGAGCTATGCTTATTAGATCACCCATATCTAAAGCAGTGTTCTTGAAAAAAGCTTTGAAAGTAACCTTCTTGACGGTTTTCATTAGCtttaaagcaagtttctagccccttGGATTGCAAAGTATGATGCTTatacatgtgcagacaatgcctGGTGGATTCTCAACAGGGTTGTTGAACAAGGTTTGGTGGAGAAGAGCAGAGCTTCAGTGCTCCTAGGAACCCCAGTTTAAGAACAGGACCAAAACTGATAATAAAGCACCACTGAATTCCGTGAGACTTGCCCCTAAGGCAATGTTCACAAATCTAGGCTACAATAATGGCAGAAGGACTGTAAATGCTGAGGAATCATATATAACAGGGGTATAGAGTTATGCATAATATTTAGGTTATAAAACTTGTCACACAATCAAGTTTCCTTGCTGTTGATTCTGggggtttttttaattgaaatgtttatatttttatttttaaggtcTTCCTTGGAAGACTGTCAAGTTAAGAGAAAAGTGGGAATGGAGCCTTGGGAATACCTTCCACCTCTCTGAGCACTTCTTGGAGAACTCTGCAAAGTTGACAGGAACTTCAGGATTCTTCTTCTTGTGCTCTTCACGGCAAGTCTGCACAAAGAAAGCATAAGCCGACATTTTGCCTTTCGGCTTCTTCGGGTCACCTTTAGCCATTTTCTTAACTCTgaaagagatttgggggggggggagagaaacagtaATTTAATTGTGCATTCTAGGCAAAAGCAATGAATAATGAAGCTATCCTCAGGTTGGTCAAAACTGCCAGACAGACCTGGACGTTGCTGAACTCTCACGAGCTCCCAGCCAAATGTGTTAAATGTCTCTAGTGAGAAGGTGTGCACCTAAGTCTTGAATGTTGCCCAGCCTGCAATGcctctttcacacatgcaaacCACCGTTTGTTGCTGTTCTGTagctaaagcaaccatgttcaGTTTGTTTAGCAAAAGAACACACATGTATGTATTGCTAACTAGTCCGTAATGCCACAATATTCAGGCTACAACTGTGTACCTTAAGTCTTCAATTGACCTTACAGGGAAACACTCTTGTTATTTATTCAGATGTCCACGTTTTGCACATGAATAGCCGTCACGCCCCTATGTCAAATTTTTTTTACTTCCCCATTTAGAAAATCATATTCTCTAGAAGTgtctaaaatatatatttagaaaGTTCATTTTAATATAACATGAAGTTCAAGCCATTGCTTTTCCACCAACAAACTCTGTTTAGATTTCTGAGTAGCTACCAACTATTTTTAAAAGTCACAAGAACGGAtactaacttttaaaaatataaaatcacTTTTCAGCTTCTTGCCAGACAGACAATTTGTCAGAGTTAATTTTTCTTAAAATTCTGCTCGTGAGGTTGTCAACAATTATTTAATTATGcttattaaataattaaaaaattatatttttatttgttttaagatGTATTTCTCTCTTTAAATATGTTTAATCTCGCTCTCGAAAAAGAACGATCATTCCctgtaaaaaaaagttaaatttccttttttcctaaaaaaaagtaaaaaaaatcccattttaaagTTACTTATTAAAACAGTTATACAGCTGTCTGGAAAGTTTCAGATAaagtgcatatatatatataaaaaaagaagctTCGTTTTGTTATCCTGCCCCCTTCTTTTccgtctcccccctccctcattcccccacccccaaggtcaCCGCAAAAAATTCTCCCTTTTTATATGTATCATATCGGACCAAACTGCATTTAAAGATCCCCACGGCCGCCAGCGGGATCTGCCCGTATTGCTATAGGTGCTAAGAGACTCCAATGGCAGGAATgggagagaagaggggggaaaaaaacgaCAGGTCACCAAGACACCAATAATTCATCTTCCATTTTGTGAAATGCTTCTTCATGAAAGAAAGTGCCCCTCAAATGAGCCCCTGGGCTCTTCTAGGGGGTGCCTTTGGCGGTGGGGGGGCCGCCCCACGCCAGGCAGGGGCAGACCGAGGGGCTCCTGCCCATGCCCTAGCCGTCTCTCTAGTCTTGGTGCTCGCGAAGGCTGGGATAGGGAGACAAGTGCTGCTCTCCCTCCTCGCCCAGCGCCAGCTCCATTCGCTAAAATGGCTTCTCGGCAAGGCAGTGAGGCTGCCTCTATGCTTAACAAAGCCTCAGACGCCCCTGCGCGCAAATCAACCCCCCCAGCGCCCACGCCGAAGCCGCCAGGCTC
This window of the Euleptes europaea isolate rEulEur1 chromosome 13, rEulEur1.hap1, whole genome shotgun sequence genome carries:
- the HMGB3 gene encoding high mobility group protein B3, translated to MAKGDPKKPKGKMSAYAFFVQTCREEHKKKNPEVPVNFAEFSKKCSERWKTMSSKEKGKFDEMAKADKVRYDREMKDYGPAKGGKKKKDPNAPKRPPSGFFLFCSEFRPKIKSTNPGISIGDVAKKLGEMWNNLSDGEKQPYNNKAAKLKEKYEKDVADYKSKGKFDGAKSAAAKAAAAARKKVEEEEEDEEDDEEEEDEEEEDE